ACCGAATGCTGGAATCGGCGGTACGCGAAAATTGCGTGGCGAACTCTTTGGGGCGCATCATATTCCTGTAGTTTTCTCGTTGCACTCCTGATCGCGGCCCTGCTGCGCGCCGCGAGAGGGGTCCGGGAATCATAACGGGGAGATCCTGCCTTGAATGCTCCGGGGAATGCCGCGATTCGGTCCACGAATCGCACCACCACCGCGCCACGCCTTTGCCGACCCACTGCATTGGTCCTGCTGATTTCTTTGCTGCTGCCCCAGGCGGCCTTTTGCTTTTCGCCTCCCGTCGACACCCGCGGTCCACTTACCGCGCGCATCGAAGGCCCGGACGCGATCAGTGAAACGGGTGTATCGGTTCCCGTGAAGCTGATCCTTTCCAATTCGGGCACCGAGCCGGTCCAGGGCACGGCCCGTTGCACCGTCATCGACGACTGGACCGTCACGCCCGACATCGCCCAGCCCTTTAGCCTCCATGCAAACGAGGAGCTCACGCTGGACTTCTCCGTGGTTGCCGGTCCAGAGACCCTGGGCGCACTCTATCCCATCCACGCATTGATTGAGGCCCGTACCGGTGACACTGCGCTCCAGCTCCACCCCATACTGATCGTCAAGGCGGCCGTCGCGAACCCTCCCGTTCCTGCGCGCGCTATTCCGTGGGAAGCGCTGCGCATCGCCCCCGATTCAGAGAATGAACTCTGGTACGGGGCCCTGTCGCGCGTCATCGTTCACGTGACCGGAGAAGCACCCAGAATCATGCCCATGGGATGGCGGGGCACCGAACCCCTGTCCTTTGGAACGGCATTGCCCGAAGGAGAAATTCATCGGGGCGATCCGCGCGTGGCCACGACCATGCACCCGCCCTGGCGCGACGGACACACGGGAACCATTTGCACGGAGACGCCCCTCGCCCTGCCGGACGGGGGGCCCATTCGGCTCCGTTTCGCCGTCGCGATTCGCGACCATGACGTGGCCAGGAACGAACCGGCGAGCGATGGCGTGACTTTCCGGGTTCGGGTGCTGCCTTTCCGCAGTCCCGACGATGCGGAGGGGGAACTTCTCTACGAACACCACACCGCCGCAAAGCAATGGGAAGAATCCGAGGTCAATCTGGACGCCTATGCGGGCCAGGAAGTACGCCTCCAGTTTGAGGTTCATCCTGGACCGAAGAATGACCCGACCTGTGACCAGGCCTACTGGGCGGAACCCCGGCTGATCGTGGGCACACCCAAAGCCGACGACGACGCCCTCGCGCCGTCGCGAGAACTCGGCGTCATCGAACGCAACGGCGCTCACTACGCGGTCAGCGTGCGACCCGGCGCCCGGGGACTGCTGGACGCGAAAGTCACGTTCACCTCGAAGGACAATGAGCTTTCCTTCACCGGGTTCCGCGCCCAGGCACTGGGGACTCCCCTCGCCAAACCTCATGTACGCTGTCCTCTGTCCGCACTGCGGGAGGAGCCTGGCGCGGGCTACAAGGTTCGCCACACCTTCCAAAGCGCTCTGGGACCCTTTGACCTGCTCGGCGAGCTGCGGGTCGAAGACGGCGCCCTGAAGGCTCAGTTCCAACTCGAAAACACCCCGGCGCCCCGCCCCTGGGAAGTCGTCGCCCTGGAAGACGTGGCCGCGGGCCCGTGGAGCACCGCGATCTCAAGGGTCTATGCCGGCCAGGGCAACGTACTCGTCGAACCGGAAGCCTTCACGCTGGAATTCGATGGACACCGCCTGGCCACTTCCTTCGTCGGCTTTGACTTTGCCAATGGCATGGCGATCGTGCAGGCCAGCGACGCGCCGCCCTCTCGACTCGAATACGCTCCTGAAACCAGGACCGCATCCCTCCATGTTCAGGATGCCCAGACGGTGTGTTACATCCCGGCGGGAAGTGCCTGGGAGGCCGCTCTTGCCTGGCGTGAGATCGACCCGCGCAAGGCGGCCGGGGGTGTCGCCAACGCCGCGGGCCGCTTTGCCTTCGATCTCTGGGGAGGCGGCTACGCCGAACAGCGGGGTAACCTCCAACGCGCCTTTGACTACGGCCTCACCGACGCCATGGTGGTGTGGCACAACTGGCAGCGCTGGGGCTACGACTACCGCCTTCCCGACATCTGGCCGCCGAATCCCGAAATGGGCACGGAGGCCGAGTTCAAGGCCCTGGCCGATCTATGCCGGCAGCGGGACGTGATCTTCGCGCCCCACGACAACTACATCGACTTCTACCCCGATGCGGACCACTTTTCCTATGACCACATCGCCTTCTGGCAGGGCGGCGCCCCTATCGCGGGCTGGCTCAACGAGGGACGGGGTTCTCAGGCCTACCGCTGGCGGCCCGACCGCGTTCGACCTTTCCTGGAAGCCAACCTGACCCAAATTCGCGACGGCATCGGACCCACGGGCTTCTTCATCGACGTGTGGTCCTCCATGGGCCCCCATGCCTACTGGACTCGCGATGGCGATTACTACACCGCAACCGAAACGCGCCAGATCTGGGGCGACGCCTTCGCGTGGATCCGCGAATACCTCGGCAACAACGCGCCCCAGATTTCCGAGAGCGGCCACGACCAGCTTATCGGCTGGCTCGACGCGGCCCAGACCAATCACCTGCGCGTGGACACCGAGGCCAAAGACTGGACCACCTGGCGCATCGCCTGCGACGACGCCGAGCGCGTTCCCTGGATGGATGCCGTACACCACGACCGCTTCGCACTCCACGGCGCGGGTTACGGAAACCGGTATGCCGGCGGTCTCGATCCCGAACTGCACGGAATCTACAGCGACGACTACATCGTCACCGAGGTCATGACCGGTCACCCCGCCATGGTCGACAACGCCTTCGGGTGGGACGTGGTGCGGAAGTACTGGCTGCTTCAGGGCCTGATGCGGGATCTCGCCCTGCGCCGCATAGAGTCGGTGGACTTCGTGGAGGGCGACATCCACCGCCAGCACATCCGCTGGGACAACGGCGCCGACGTCTGGGTCAATCGCGGCGAGACCGACTGGGTTGTCGAGAATCACCAGTTGCCCCCCTTTGGTTTTCTGGCGCGGAGTCCCGAAGGGGAAGCCGCCATCGAACGGATCGACGGCATCATCACCGATTGGGCCCGCGATAAGGACACGCTTTACGTAAACGCGCGGCCCGACGTGTCCGATCGGCTGACCATCGCCGTGAAGGCCGATGCCGCCCCGCTCAATGGAGAGGCCTTTGCGCTCACCCTTCACTGGAGCGCCGGGGAAGCGACGCCCGCGCCCATGCGCATCTTCGTGCACTTTCGCGACAAGAACGGCGCGATCCAGTTCCAGGGCGACCACGACAGCCCAACGGCCACCACGGAATGGAAGGGCGCTTTTGACACGTTCTGCACGGTGCGCCTTCCCGAGGGGGGCCGTCCCGGTGACACCTTCGACGTGCGCGCCGGTCTCTACAGCGCGCAAAACGGCACCCAGGCCCGAATCACGGGCACTCGGGACAGTGATCGCAGTGTCCAACTGGGCGCGCTGGCGCTCATCGGCGCTGGCACGACAGTAACGGGTATCACCTGGACACCCGCCGCGCCCGACGAATCCGAAGCGCCCCGACTTGCCCGACTCAACCCCACCGGCAAGCCCATTCGCTTTGGCGCCGTCACCACCACCGGGGCCTGCAAGATCGCGCGCGACACCAACGGGATCACAGTGCGCCCACTGCCGGGAAGTCCCGCCTTCACGTTGCGCATCGACTGGCCAAAGCTCCCCTGGACGCTACCACTACCCGCACAGGTGGAAGCCATGGGTCAGGAAGGTCAACGGCTGAGCCTGGAGGCGGTCCAACACGAGGGCGACACGCTGGTTTTGACCTGCGACCCCGAGGCGATTGAATATCGACTGGTGCCATAGATGTTGTGGAGATGGGCGTCAAACAGTGCCTACCCCTTCGCCGCCATCTCTGTCTCCACATTCCGGTAGTCCTGCCAGATGCGGCCGTATTTCTGCGTTGGAATCGGCCCGCGGGGATTATGGTTGTAGATGTCCGTTCCCCGGCAGTGGTAGGTCTTGAAGTTGGGATTCACCGCGAGGTCGCACTTCACGTTGGTCTTGGAGTAGCGAATCGTGAAGCCGATGCGGGAGCGGTCCGAGTTGTTGCCGAGGGAGCCGTGAATGATTTTGTCGTCGTGGATGGAGATCTCGCCGGGCTTCAGGTCCAGGTAGACCATGGAGCTTTCTTTGTACTCCGCCGTCTCACAGCGCAGAGTGAGCTCGGAGTTCTTGTCGGCATCCTGGGTGTGCTGGATGATGCCGCCGAGATGGGATTTGGGAATGACGCGCATGGCGCCGTTTTCGACGTCGCTGCCGTTGAAGGACAGCCA
This window of the Candidatus Hydrogenedentota bacterium genome carries:
- a CDS encoding phytanoyl-CoA dioxygenase family protein, which produces MSLSRLTPEQIAFYHENGYIKDLPPIYDAAGVADLNTGIKEILALLEGDEKPLEIREWHQNSTFLFDICMNEQILNYVEDLIGPDYYMWASSFFIKDPHSPRTVDWHQDSYYWPLTPPESCTVWLSFNGSDVENGAMRVIPKSHLGGIIQHTQDADKNSELTLRCETAEYKESSMVYLDLKPGEISIHDDKIIHGSLGNNSDRSRIGFTIRYSKTNVKCDLAVNPNFKTYHCRGTDIYNHNPRGPIPTQKYGRIWQDYRNVETEMAAKG